A stretch of the Apteryx mantelli isolate bAptMan1 chromosome 41, bAptMan1.hap1, whole genome shotgun sequence genome encodes the following:
- the LOC136995249 gene encoding 5-aminolevulinate synthase, erythroid-specific, mitochondrial-like — protein sequence MAALLRCPALARDPRLLPALARRCPALARGLAAAATAPPRAHPGEPAAQCPFMELGGATGFVQRAPPEVQEDVGPREPAPLDSLLLSLLEPDEAPEPDHERRLHDNLPEDAFPYEGALGARLAALRRTHTYRVFTVLARRAAAPPLAAAGPRRRPVQVWCSNDYLGMSRHPAVLRAARAALGAHGLGAGGTRNIAGTSPLHGALEAALARLHRQPRALLFSSCFAANDTALATLARLLPGCEIFSDAGNHASMIQGIRASGVPKHVFRHNDPQHLAQLLARSPPGLPKIVAFESLHSMDGSIAPLEELCDVAHAHGALTFVDEVHAVGLYGARGGGIGERDGVAHKIDVVSGTLGKAVGAVGGYIAGPEVLVDAVRSLGPGFIFTTALPPAVAAGALAALRVLGGAEGGALRRAHQRHAKHLRLLLRDRGLPALPCPSHIVPLRVGDAALNSRLSRALLEEHGLYVQAINYPTVPRGQELLRLAPTPHHSPAMMENLVARLSECWGALGLPREAPPGPACASCQRPLHFALMSEWERELFAGLGPRYVTARA from the exons ATGGCCGCCCTGCTGCGCTGCCCCGCGCTGGCCCGCGACCCCCGGCTCCTGCCGGCCCtggcccgccgctgccccgcgcttGCCCGcggcctggccgccgccgccaccgcgcccccccgcgcccaCCCAG GTGAACCCGCCGCCCAGTGCCCCTTCATGGAGCTGGGGGGGGCCACGGGCTTCGTGCAGCGCGCCCCCCCCGAGGTGCAGGAGGACGTCGGCCCCCGGGAGCCAG cccccctggACTCGCTGCTGCTGTCGCTGCTGGAGCCCGACGAGGCGCCGGAGCCCGACCACGAGCGGCGGCTGCACGACAACCTGCCCG aggACGCCTTCCCCTACGAGGGGGCGCTGGGCGCCCGCCTGGCAGCCCTGCGGCGCACGCACACCTACCGGGTGTTCACGGTGctggcgcgccgcgccgccgccccccccctggccgccgccggcccccgccgccgccccgtgcagGTCTGGTGCTCCAACGACTACCTGGGCATGAGCCGGCACCCCGCCGTGCTGCGCGCCGCCAG ggcagcgctgggggctcACGGCCTGGGCGCCGGCGGCACCCGCAACATCGCCGGGACGTCGCCGCTGCACGGGGCGCTGGAGGCGGCGCTGGCCCGGCTgcaccgccagccccgcgccctgctcttctcctcctgcttcgCCGCCAACGACACGGCGCTGGCCACGCTCGCCCGCCTGCTGCCAG GCTGCGAGATCTTCTCGGACGCGGGCAACCACGCGTCCATGATCCAGGGCATCCGGGCCAGCGGCGTCCCCAAGCACGTCTTCCGCCACAACGACCCCCAGCACCTGGCCCAGCTGCtggcccgcagcccccccgggctGCCCAAGATCGTCGCCTTCGAGTCCCTCCACTCCATGGACG gcTCCATCGCGCCGCTGGAGGAGCTGTGCGACGTGGCGCACGCCCACGGGGCGCTGACTTTCGTGGACGAGGTGCACGCCGTGGGGCTCtacggggcgcgcggcggcggcatcGGCGAGCGCGACGGCGTCGCCCACAAGATCGACGTCGTCTCCGGCACCCTCG ggaaggCGGTGGGCGCCGTGGGGGGCTACATCGCAGGGCCGGAGGTGCTGGTGGACGCGGTGCGCTCGCTGGGGCCCGGCTTCATCTTCACGacggcgctgccgccggcggtggcggcgggggcccTGGCGGCGCTGCGGGTGCTGGGGGGCGCCGAGGGGGGGGCGCTGCGCCGGGCCCACCAGCGCCACGCCAAGCAcctgcggctgctgctgcgcgaccgcgggctgccggccctgccctgccccagccacATCGTCCCCCTGCGG GTGGGCGACGCGGCGCTGAACAGCCGCCTGAGCCGGGCGCTGCTGGAGGAGCACGGCCTCTACGTGCAGGCCATCAACTACCCCACCGTGCCGCGGGGGCAGGAGCTGCTGCGCCTGGCGCCCAccccccaccacagccccgccATGATGGAGAACCTCGTCG CGCGGCTCTCCGAGTGCTGGggggcgctggggctgccccgcgaggcccccccgggcccggcctgCGCCTCCTGCCAGCGCCCGCTGCACTTCGCCCTCATGAGCGAGTGGGAGCGCGAGCTCTTCGCCGGCCTGGGGCCGCGCTACGTCACCGCGCGGGCctga
- the LOC136995243 gene encoding vasopressin V2 receptor-like, giving the protein MSEEASPAPSPPAGTTPGPWAAAAAAPRDGALAAAEVGVLAAVLALALGGNALVLAALGRAGGPRPAPPLRRYLRHLSAADLGVAGGQVLPQLLWDLTDRFRGPDALCRATKYLQAVAMFASAYVAVAMAYDRHRAICRPWAGRRQRPCATPVPPPVPAMRPMSLGPPGSPPVSPLCPTPPGPPVSPPCGGGRWRRWVSWGRRRWRGLRGRWGPLATAWSLSLLFGLPQVGIFGQREVAAGERDCWAAFAQPWGARAYVTWVALAVLVAPAALLAGLQAAVARALGRAPAALSRARAKSHRMALVVLGVYVGCWAPFFCAQLWAVWDPHAPVEGPAFTILMLLASLNSCTNPWIYAAFSTSLSRAMAQLLCPCRRPRAPP; this is encoded by the exons ATGAGCGAGGAG GCCTCGCCGgcgccctcgccgcccgccggCACGACGCCGGGGCcctgggcagcggcggcggcggcgccgcgggacggggcgctggcggcggccgAGGTGGGGGTGCTGGCGGcggtgctggcgctggcgctgggcgGCAACGCGCTGGTGCTGGCGGCgctgggccgcgccggggggccgcggccggcgccgccgctgcgccgcTACCTGCGGCACCTGAGCGCCGCCGACCTGGGGGTGGCCGGGGGGCAGGTGCTGCCGCAGCTGCTCTGGGACCTCACCGACCGCTTCCGCGGCCCCGACGCCCTCTGCCGCGCCACCAAGTACCTCCAGGCCGTGGCCATGTTCGCCTCCGCCTACGTGGCCGTGGCCATGGCCTACGACCGCCACCGGGCCATCTGCCGGCCCTGGGccggccgccgccagc gccCTTGTGccacccctgtcccccccccggtccccgccATGCGCCCCATGTCCCTGGGTCCCCCTGGGtccccccctgtgtcccccctgtgtcccacacccccgggcccccccgtgtcccccccgtgcgGCGGGGGCCGGTGGCGGCGCTGGGTCTcgtgggggcggcggcggtggcgggggctgcggggccgctggGGGCCGCTGGCCACGGCCTGGTCGCTGTCGCTGCTCTTCGGGCTGCCGCAGGTGGGCATCTTCGGGCAGCGCGAGGTGGCGGCGGGCGAGCGCGACTGCTGGGCCGCCTTCGCGCAGCCCTGGGGCGCCCGCGCCTACGTCACCTGGGTGGCGCTGGCGGTGCTGGTGGCGCCCGCGGCGCTGCTGGCCGGGCTGCAGGCCGCCGTGGCCCGCGCCCTgggccgggcgcccgccgcgctGAGCCGGGCCCGCGCCAAGAGCCACCGCATGGCCCTGGTGGTGCTGGGCGTCTACGTGGGCTGCTGGGCCCCCTTCTTCTGCGCCCAGCTCTGGGCCGTCTGGGACCCCCACGCCCCCGTCGAGG GGCCGGCGTTCACCATCCTGATGCTGCTGGCCAGCCTCAACAGCTGCACCAACCCCTGGATCTACGCCGCCTTCAGCACCAGCCTCTCGCGCGCCATGGCCCAGCTGCTGtgcccctgccgccgcccccgcgcgcccccctga